A stretch of the Pedobacter sp. MC2016-14 genome encodes the following:
- a CDS encoding DUF4998 domain-containing protein translates to MFIIGCFLFALMLSCEKEQTDFRNFFDGKEIVYTGSVGKVVSKPGNLRTLLKWKSSTDPSIVKYVVFYNKTDSQVVNITAKTDSVSALIENLQEFVYAFTIYSYDAKGNKSIPTIVNNVKIYGPTYRAGLLNRAYDAEEPYTRDDNGVFTLNFNAPDTINVNTVVRYTNTSGATVEKILLPTASSLTLADLKEGTEIFYRSSYIPGQGSLDVFTVQEFSAYPPYVYKDVMCKKSLFSAAPLPNDAYADYGTSIEKLWDGTVSPQGYPNIFHTNNGSYPHVFTIDMGRTYKQLTYMEETGRDCCHNPIKFEIWGSNTLTATNLRADENGWAAESVAKGWTLLKEVTRNDDGSSALKISLMPNPPAVRYIRIRVLTTATGNTASNISELTFWNYQ, encoded by the coding sequence ATGTTCATAATCGGATGTTTTCTGTTCGCACTTATGCTAAGCTGTGAAAAGGAACAGACCGACTTCAGGAACTTTTTTGATGGGAAAGAAATTGTATACACCGGCAGCGTTGGAAAAGTTGTCAGCAAGCCGGGTAATTTAAGGACCTTATTAAAATGGAAATCCAGTACAGATCCAAGTATTGTTAAATACGTCGTTTTCTATAACAAAACCGATTCCCAGGTTGTCAATATAACGGCCAAGACAGATAGTGTTTCTGCATTAATAGAGAACCTTCAGGAATTCGTTTATGCTTTTACAATATATTCTTACGATGCAAAGGGCAATAAGTCCATACCCACAATTGTAAATAATGTTAAGATCTATGGCCCCACTTATAGGGCTGGCTTGTTAAACCGCGCATATGATGCAGAAGAGCCCTATACCAGGGACGACAATGGTGTATTTACATTAAATTTTAATGCACCTGATACCATTAATGTCAATACCGTAGTAAGGTATACCAATACATCGGGAGCAACTGTAGAGAAAATCCTTTTGCCTACCGCCTCTTCTTTAACGCTTGCAGACCTTAAAGAAGGTACGGAGATCTTTTACAGGTCTTCTTACATTCCCGGTCAGGGCTCTTTAGATGTGTTTACCGTTCAGGAATTTAGTGCGTATCCTCCTTATGTTTATAAAGATGTGATGTGCAAGAAATCATTGTTTAGCGCGGCACCACTCCCTAACGATGCCTATGCTGATTATGGTACCAGTATTGAGAAATTATGGGACGGTACTGTTAGTCCGCAAGGCTACCCTAATATTTTTCATACCAATAACGGATCTTATCCGCACGTGTTTACAATTGATATGGGCAGGACTTATAAGCAGCTTACTTACATGGAAGAAACCGGAAGGGATTGCTGTCACAATCCAATCAAGTTTGAGATTTGGGGCTCCAATACCTTAACCGCAACGAATCTGAGAGCAGATGAAAACGGCTGGGCGGCAGAATCTGTAGCCAAAGGATGGACCTTGTTAAAAGAAGTCACAAGAAATGATGATGGAAGTAGTGCCTTAAAAATAAGCTTAATGCCAAATCCACCAGCAGTACGCTACATCAGGATTAGGGTGCTAACTACTGCAACCGGGAATACAGCAAGTAATATCAGTGAGCTTACTTTCTGGAATTATCAATAA
- a CDS encoding DUF4959 domain-containing protein — translation MIPKNKLTILFILLIAVAMGCKKNNKGFNEVISGDLTKPDVVSNIKVDNFNGGANITYDLPNSPNILYVQAKYKINGSTSREAKSSYYQDTIVVNGFAEAKSYEVTLYTVSRANVMSDPVTVTVNPTIPVYKLVRPSLNMVPDFGGVSITASNPTKKEVGLVFLAYNANTRAMEIQDQFFSKLETIDYAVRGFKAESQDFAIYVTDKWGNVSDTLKKTLTPIFEEALDKSKFSTLTLASDAQLAYSDWPTTSMWDGRTDGNGWHSADGGQLPFTVTFGVGRSYKLSRFVLYERTGQFTYNNGNPKEFSLWGSNVASPTDRRLPLVAAEGTVLGDWINLGNFKFPNPPSGSSPGSTTSADEDFVKKGVEFRVPLQAPAVRYLRVAIASTWGTSGTAYIMEITPFGTPL, via the coding sequence ATGATACCTAAAAATAAACTCACTATACTTTTTATCTTGCTGATTGCTGTCGCAATGGGCTGTAAAAAGAACAATAAAGGTTTTAATGAAGTCATATCAGGTGATCTAACTAAACCTGATGTGGTTAGCAATATTAAAGTCGATAATTTTAATGGCGGTGCAAATATCACCTACGATCTGCCAAATTCGCCTAATATTTTGTACGTACAGGCAAAGTACAAGATCAATGGAAGTACTTCGAGAGAAGCCAAGTCATCGTATTACCAGGATACCATTGTGGTAAATGGATTTGCCGAAGCCAAATCTTACGAAGTAACATTATATACCGTATCAAGAGCAAATGTTATGTCAGACCCGGTTACGGTTACAGTTAACCCCACAATACCAGTATATAAATTGGTAAGACCAAGCCTAAATATGGTTCCTGATTTTGGAGGTGTGAGTATTACGGCCAGTAATCCTACGAAAAAGGAGGTTGGGCTGGTTTTCCTGGCCTACAATGCCAATACAAGGGCTATGGAGATACAGGATCAGTTCTTTTCCAAGCTCGAAACTATCGACTACGCTGTTCGGGGATTCAAAGCGGAATCACAAGATTTCGCCATATATGTTACTGATAAATGGGGCAATGTATCTGACACGTTGAAAAAGACACTAACGCCTATTTTTGAAGAAGCACTAGATAAAAGCAAATTCAGCACGTTAACACTCGCTTCGGATGCACAGCTGGCGTATTCCGACTGGCCTACCACCAGCATGTGGGATGGCAGAACAGATGGAAATGGATGGCATTCTGCGGATGGAGGACAACTACCATTTACAGTAACCTTTGGCGTTGGACGATCTTACAAACTAAGCCGCTTTGTATTATATGAAAGAACGGGACAGTTCACTTACAATAACGGTAACCCTAAAGAATTTTCTTTATGGGGCTCAAATGTAGCTAGTCCTACAGACCGGAGACTACCACTGGTAGCTGCCGAAGGTACGGTATTAGGAGATTGGATCAATCTTGGAAATTTCAAGTTTCCTAATCCTCCATCAGGCAGTAGCCCTGGTTCAACTACCTCCGCAGATGAAGATTTTGTTAAAAAAGGTGTCGAATTTAGGGTGCCGCTTCAAGCGCCTGCGGTTAGGTATTTGAGAGTTGCAATCGCATCAACCTGGGGAACCAGTGGTACAGCATACATCATGGAAATTACACCTTTTGGTACACCTCTATAA